The following are encoded in a window of Longimicrobium sp. genomic DNA:
- a CDS encoding GNAT family N-acetyltransferase — translation MRPRIRIVEETDISEMHRIRLAVREKRLVDPSMVQPDDYRRLLAENGRGWVAEAEGRIVGFAVADGTRGNIWALFVHPDFEGRGAGRMLHDTMMDWFFASGADSVWLSTDPGTRAEAFYRAAGWRPAGEYHGEARYEMSSQDWLARGGGGERR, via the coding sequence GTGAGGCCGCGGATCAGGATCGTCGAGGAGACGGACATCAGCGAGATGCACCGCATTCGCCTGGCCGTTCGTGAGAAACGCCTGGTCGATCCGTCGATGGTGCAGCCGGACGACTACCGCCGCCTGCTGGCGGAGAACGGGCGCGGATGGGTGGCCGAAGCGGAGGGGCGGATCGTGGGCTTTGCGGTGGCGGATGGGACGCGCGGCAACATCTGGGCGCTGTTCGTCCACCCGGATTTCGAGGGCCGCGGGGCCGGGCGGATGCTGCACGACACGATGATGGACTGGTTCTTCGCCTCGGGCGCCGACTCCGTCTGGCTGAGCACCGATCCGGGCACCCGGGCAGAGGCGTTCTACCGCGCTGCCGGCTGGCGGCCGGCCGGCGAGTACCACGGCGAGGCGCGCTACGAGATGTCGAGCCAGGACTGGCTTGCGAGGGGTGGGGGAGGGGAGAGGCGCTGA
- a CDS encoding Fur family transcriptional regulator has product MATIEKNATAPHLHLFRRYLRQQGLPVTQQREVVADVLFSSTEHLSVEEIEAELKKRGERIGKATIYRTMEILVRAGLVEDHDFGDGFKRYEHLFGRQPVHEHLVCTHCRKVVEFRRREIHRIQDEVAREHGFMAVRHRLEIYGLCADCRAAGVQLSNDGVACPALRL; this is encoded by the coding sequence ATGGCCACGATCGAAAAGAACGCCACGGCCCCGCACCTTCACCTGTTCCGCCGGTACCTGCGCCAGCAGGGGCTGCCGGTGACGCAGCAGCGCGAGGTGGTGGCCGACGTTCTGTTCAGCAGCACCGAGCACCTGTCGGTGGAGGAGATCGAGGCCGAGCTCAAGAAGCGCGGCGAGCGCATCGGCAAGGCGACGATCTACCGGACGATGGAAATCCTGGTGCGCGCCGGGCTGGTGGAGGATCACGACTTTGGCGACGGCTTCAAGCGGTACGAGCACCTGTTCGGGCGGCAGCCGGTGCACGAGCACTTGGTGTGCACCCACTGTCGCAAGGTGGTGGAGTTCCGGCGCCGCGAGATCCACCGCATTCAGGACGAGGTGGCGCGCGAGCACGGCTTCATGGCCGTCCGCCACCGGCTGGAGATCTACGGCCTGTGCGCCGACTGCCGCGCGGCGGGCGTACAGCTGAGCAACGACGGCGTGGCGTGCCCGGCGCTGCGGTTGTGA